The Labeo rohita strain BAU-BD-2019 chromosome 19, IGBB_LRoh.1.0, whole genome shotgun sequence genome window below encodes:
- the hivep3a gene encoding transcription factor HIVEP3 has translation MEALHSQLTTGEQSGGLEKQNETPVDSPQPHSVPQYHEQNKVVTQQQHAQQQKHLNIERKRLRLQRKTAQETDTVEEGTSPRASRSSECLDANMRQPSEMPSGASSSAVSAIPSCSMDEALEGTPRQKRERKPQKPGKYVCSYCGRACAKPSVLQKHIRSHTGERPYPCAPCGFSFKTKSNLYKHRKSHTHRVKAGLTAEMEGPGISCSEEPLTESDEESQPSSFLEKQRMSIEKSNVAEKSSEEQLQGIEDSHAVKKRLAMRLSRGRRTPIGSSDEASSSFGLSSKGSTESGYFSRSESTEVSQDSPPNTSAKSYAEVILGKFGRLGHLQRTAHEQHGNPAGQEGKRIPFTVPKKQVIDHITKLITINEAVVDTSKIDSVKPRRFSLSRRSSTEVKATSSKESFLHSPKEIDLSAKSSGSITLGVPCEKFQHHSLNIQQTDPTSTAPLLRSHSMPSEAGVSDASETSRSLRLSHSFDDQQAAQNRRHGMLRRQPAIELPIGAEMSMEEQSYCSSPFHPSVSTVPDLSHKQEPFECDACGIVFNDWERYQTHKQDCCTVHISQPTESQGYQVEEPTRTHTTRPGAFAFRKRRKEESIELEDPSLPFVSYVPLKGYTSSSEQPIKGTLEVGQEHATEGALKGISVIQHTSSFEKHDSTLKTSGPDEVSHSHDVSHSSPYSQSKQQATKPSFRKLVRQHNVQVPEILVTEDSNTDTMAVSPPPTAPKMKDVEKVSEFQWPQRSPSLAQLPIEKLPPKKKRLRLAEAAQSSGDSSFESMSLPHSPSQDSCVSHTSSRSASFEEACKGDVDTTPTRRSRATHTLTIPTNSHREMRRSASEQAPHVPQHANLITETRSKSFDYSSLSPDRTPAGWRERRKCLLMRHSAVREPEEEEQSSKVFSTGSPTQRTNTSPSYSPGTSYSPTTTHLVTLSNTVHSFGEKQIMQSQHVSSENTQQNALQLTPLIHTDQPTTAGSLLCASGAARAHYSSMSTGLKLEIPVENELVSSDTRVNQPYLTHYHHQNLGFDVTSNPEPLRPLPAQRIPVRLNSHLPHYAGSIYTTVSQTFASRPQEPCCSGVSFVAAPSKFEIMDQQPISDGSKSVSAGATKRVLSPTSSEELSPESEQQQKRVKEEEDNQENESGNDKVLIECKKEERLGEQSVIFPIEHKEPSFPTLNTNLNFSWCYLNYIKPNPSIQSEQQNSVYSSWSTSSRNPYPPGLTSKDMLALLHCNQRHAAFIYTMAAISPSLDREQETPDSQEPNVTEVHATQPTEPKEAQQAELTEVEKKTTEEKEDQLSTSKYSSRVQICEGGYKSSEEYVYVRGRGRGRYVCEECGIRCKKPSMLRKHIRLHTDARPYVCQHCNFAFKTKGNLTKHMKSKAHGKRCPEGTAPGPVQCELETDEGGDSDKHFLETELVEEHQFSDAEETDVDEPDDNDEGDEQASCSSSSSKTPSLSRDAPGSCDVSGLSNPGWEQHPKAPVSMSPRKPSHYGEASSPKTTKSIVTLPHLEPAAGKCSSPIRSLSPGLQMSPALPQSPGRDMSPLRCPSPRLSLSPSSCLSSLSPSNRPASSFPEKRVSPIRALSPIQPSSPSCPLALTVGASVTIQYQADKRRDSTKASPNRLNLKTKPEKTHSPQRRTSMTQSWPPAHGRLSRNTQPREGQRVLSHLPLHSQPQVMIPNLSLTIPIGGIQMVQPRSNMLLRSASLNHSVAQMTVTVLTKEKGAGGSPAGEVPHRKNQLIVFTEPAVEMSSKSDASSDEDKEQIRGVVQAELVSKKREVPSVPMTTWKSISQRNNRRHSRSPKKAQPVDGSRTSMDAKC, from the exons ATGGAGGCCTTGCATAGCCAGTTGACCACAGGGGAGCAATCTGGAGGTTTAGAAAAGCAGAATGAGACTCCAGTGGACAGCCCCCAGCCACATTCAGTCCCACAGTATCATGAACAGAACAAGGTTGTCACCCAGCAGCAACATGCACAACagcaaaaacatcttaatattGAGAGAAAACGTCTCCGGTTACAGAGGAAAACTGCTCAGGAGACAGACACTGTTGAAGAGGGAACGTCACCGAGGGCATCACGGAGTTCTGAATGTCTTGATGCTAACATGAGGCAGCCTAGTGAAATGCCATCTGGAGCATCATCCTCAGCAGTATCAGCTATACCATCCTGTTCCATGGATGAGGCCCTGGAAGGTACACCTAGACAAAAACGTGAGCGTAAACCTCAAAAGCCCGGAAAGTATGTGTGCTCATACTGTGGTCGCGCTTGTGCTAAACCCAGTGTGCTTCAGAAACATATTAGATCCCACACTGGAGAGAGACCTTACCCATGTGCGCCATGTGGGTTCTCCTTCAAGACTAAAAGTAACCTGTACAAGCACAGAAAGTCCCACACTCATAGGGTGAAAGCTGGTCTGACTGCAGAAATGGAGGGACCAGGTATAAGCTGTTCAGAGGAGCCGCTTACAGAATCAGATGAAGAAAGCCAACCCTCTtcctttttagaaaaacaaagaatgtcCATTGAAAAGTCAAATGTTGCAGAAAAGTCATCTGAGGAACAGCTACAAGGTATAGAGGACTCCCATGCAGTTAAAAAGAGACTTGCAATGAGACTTAGCAGAGGAAGACGAACACCTATAGGATCATCTGATGAAGCGTCCTCGTCGTTTGGTCTAAGCAGCAAAGGTAGCACAGAGTCTGGCTATTTCTCTCGATCTGAGAGCACGGAAGTCTCTCAAGATAGTCCACCAAACACAAGTGCCAAAAGCTATGCAGAGGTCATCCTTGGAAAGTTTGGTCGCCTTGGTCATTTACAAAGGACTGCTCATGAACAACATGGCAATCCTGCTGGGCAAGAAGGGAAAAGAATTCCATTCACTGTGCCTAAAAAGCAAGTTATTGACCACATAACTAAACTCATCACCATCAATGAGGCTGTGGTAGACACCAGTAAGATTGACAGTGTCAAACCCAGAAGGTTCTCACTCTCTAGGAGAAGCAGCACAGAAGTGAAGGCAACCTCTTCTAAAGAGTCCTTTCTTCACAGTCCAAAAGAAATAGATTTGAGTGCAAAGAGCAGTGGCTCCATTACTCTTGGTGTACCTTGTgagaaatttcagcatcattctcTTAATATCCAGCAAACTGACCCAACCAGCACTGCTCCTCTTCTAAGAAGTCACTCTATGCCTTCAGAAGCAGGTGTTAGTGATGCGTCTGAAACTTCTCGCAGCCTTCGCCTTAGCCACTCCTTTGATGACCAGCAGGCTGCTCAGAATCGGCGCCATGGTATGCTAAGACGACAGCCTGCCATTGAATTGCCCATAGGTGCTGAAATGTCCATGGAGGAACAATCTTATTGCAGCTCACCATTTCATCCCTCAGTTTCTACAGTGCCTGATCTCAGTCATAAACAAGAGCCATTTGAGTGTGATGCATGTGGTATAGTTTTTAATGACTGGGAGAGatatcaaacacacaaacaagacTGTTGCACGGTTCATATTTCTCAACCAACTGAAAGTCAAGGCTATCAAGTGGAAGAACCCACAAGAACACACACAACTCGTCCCGGTGCTTTTGCATTTagaaaaagaaggaaagaagagAGTATTGAACTTGAAGATCCTTCTTTACCCTTTGTTTCATATGTACCACTGAAAGGATATACATCATCTTCTGAACAGCCTATTAAAGGGACTCTTGAAGTAGGTCAAGAACATGCTACAGAAGGTGCTTTGAAAGGAATATCTGTCATACAGCATACTAGTTCATTTGAGAAACATGATAGTACTTTAAAAACCTCTGGACCAGATGAGGTCTCACACTCTCATGATGTCTCCCACAGTTCTCCTTACTCACAATCAAAGCAGCAGGCAACTAAACCATCCTTCCGTAAACTCGTACGGCAACACAATGTCCAGGTGCCAGAAATCCTGGTCACTGAAGATTCAAACACTGACACCATGGCAGTATCACCCCCTCCAACTGCCCCTAAAATGAAGGATGTtgaaaaagtcagtgaattCCAATGGCCCCAAAGAAGTCCATCTTTGGCCCAACTTCCAATTGAGAAGTTGCCGCCTAAAAAGAAACGTCTTCGTCTCGCAGAAGCTGCCCAGTCCTCAGGGGACTCGAGCTTTGAATCAATGTCCTTGCCTCACAGTCCAAGTCAAGACAGTTGTGTATCTCATACCTCTAGTCGATCAGCTTCATTTGAAGAGGCTTGCAAAGGTGATGTAGATACAACGCCAACTAGGAGATCAAGAGCCACTCATACTTTGACAATTCCTACAAATTCTCACCGAGAAATGAGGCGCTCTGCATCTGAGCAGGCACCCCATGTTCCTCAACATGCTAACCTTATTACGGAAACTCGCAGTAAGTCATTTGACTACAGTAGTTTGTCTCCAGATCGAACCCCTGCGGGATGGAGAGAAAGGCGGAAATGCCTTCTCATGAGGCATAGTGCGGTGAGGGAACCTGAGGAGGAAGAACAATCTTCTAAAGTCTTCAGCACCGGTTCTCCTACTCAAAGGACTAACACATCACCTAGCTATAGCCCAGGCACCTCCTACAGTCCAACAACCACCCATCTTGTGACTTTGAGCAATACTGTACACTCATTTGGTGAGAAGCAGATCATGCAATCACAGCATGTTTCATCAGAGAATACCCAGCAGAATGCATTGCAGTTGACTCCATTGATTCATACTGACCAGCCCACAACAGCGGGAAGTCTGCTTTGTGCATCAGGTGCTGCCAGAGCTCATTATTCTTCAATGTCGACAGGACTCAAGCTCGAAATTCCAGTGGAGAATGAATTGGTGAGTTCTGATACAAGGGTCAACCAACCATACCTTACTCATTACCACCATCAGAATCTTGGTTTTGATGTTACTTCAAACCCAGAACCACTGAGACCTTTACCAGCCCAGAGGATCCCAGTCCGTCTTAATTCACACCTTCCACATTATGCAGGCTCAATTTATACTACAGTTTCACAAACATTTGCCTCAAGGCCTCAGGAACCCTGCTGCTCTGGAGTCAGTTTCGTTGCAGCGCCCTCAAAATTTGAAATCATGGACCAACAACCAATATCTGATGGATCCAAATCTGTAAGTGCTGGCGCAACCAAACGTGTGCTGTCCCCCACAAGCAGTGAGGAGCTCAGCCCAGAAAGtgagcaacaacaaaaacgGGTGAAAGAGGAGGAGGACAATCAGGAAAATGAAAGTGGAAATGATAAAGTTTTGATCGAATGCAAGAAGGAAGAAAGACTTGGTGAGCAAAGTGTCATCTTCCCTATAGAACACAAAGAACCATCATTTCCGACTCTTAACACTAACCTTAATTTTAGCTGGTGCTATCTAAACTACATAAAGCCCAATCCATCCATACAGAGTGAACAACAAAACTCAGTCTATTCCTCATGGTCCACAAGTTCCCGTAACCCATACCCTCCTGGCCTGACAAGCAAAGACATGCTAGCCTTGTTGCACTGCAACCAGAGACATGCAGCATTCATCTATACCATGGCGGCCATATCACCTTCTCTGGACAGGGAACAAGAAACACCTGATTCCCAAGAGCCTAACGTGACTGAG GTACATGCCACTCAGCCCACAGAACCGAAAGAAGCCCAGCAAGCTGAGTTGACAGAGGTAGAAAAGAAAACCACAGAGGAGAAGGAAGATCAACTATCTACCTCCAAATACAGCTCACGGGTACAGATTTGTGAAGGAGG CTACAAGTCGAGTGAGGAGTACGTGTATGTCCGCGGCCGTGGGAGGGGCCGATATGTATGTGAAGAGTGTGGGATACGCTGTAAGAAACCCAGCATGCTGCGCAAACACATACGATTACACACGGACGCTCGGCCCTACGTCTGCCAGCACTGCAACTTCGCCTTTAAAACCAAAG GGAATCTAACTAAACATATGAAGTCAAAGGCTCATGGGAAGAGATGTCCAGAGGGAACTGCTCCAGGACCAGTCCAGTGTGAGCTTGAAACTGATGAGGgag GTGACAGTGATAAGCATTTCCTCGAGACTGAACTGGTGGAGGAGCATCAGTTCTCAGATGCAGAGGAGACAGATGTGGACGAACCTGATGATAATGATGAAGGTGATGAGCAAGCTTCGTGCTCCTCCTCGTCGTCCAAGACCCCGTCTCTGTCCAGAGACGCACCTGGCTCCTGTGACGTCTCAGGCCTGTCAAACCCAGGCTGGGAACAGCATCCCAAAGCGCCTGTCAGCATGAGCCCCCGAAAACCGAGCCACTATGGAGAAGCTTCTTCTCCCAAGACCACCAAGTCTATCGTAACCCTTCCACACCTTGAACCCGCTGCAGGGAAGTGTTCGTCCCCCATCCGCAGCCTGTCTCCTGGCCTACAAATGTCCCCTGCTTTACCGCAGTCTCCTGGACGGGACATGTCCCCTCTGCGCTGTCCCTCGCCGAGACTCAGTCTCTCTCCGTCGTCCTGTCTGTCCTCTTTGTCTCCTTCAAACCGCCCAGCCTCGTCATTCCCAGAGAAACGTGTGTCCCCCATTAGAGCCCTGTCCCCCATACAGCCTTCGTCTCCTAGTTGTCCTCTTGCATTGACCGTTGGGGCCAGTGTGACTATTCAGTACCAAGCTGATAAACGCAGAGATTCAACAAAAGCCTCACCCAACAGACTAAACCTCAAGACCAAACCG GAGAAAACACACAGTCCTCAGAGAAGGACCAGCATGACACAGTCTTGGCCTCCAGCACACGGGCGTCTCTCCAGGAACACGCAGCCGAGGGAAGGCCAGCGCGTGTTAAGTCACCTGCCCCTGCACTCGCAGCCCCAGGTGATGATTCCCAACCTCAGCCTCACCATTCCCATCGGCGGGATCCAGATGGTGCAGCCGCGCTCCAATATGCTGCTCCGAAGCGCATCTCTCAACCACAGCGTGGCACAGATGACGGTCACCGTGCTGACGAAGGAGAAAGGGGCCGGCGGGAGTCCTGCGGGTGAAGTTCCTCATCGGAAAAATCAGCTGATAGTGTTCACCGAGCCTGCGGTGGAGATGAGCTCTAAGAGCGACGCTTCCTCCGATGAAGACAAGGAGCAGATCCGGGGAGTGGTTCAAGCAGAGCTCGTGTCAAAAAAGAGGGAGGTTCCCAGTGTTCCCATGACCACCTGGAAGAGTATCTCTCAAAGAAATAACAGAAGGCATTCTCGAAGTCCCAAGAAAGCTCAACCGGTAGACGGATCAAGAACATCCATGGATGCTAAGTGTTAA